A genomic stretch from Bdellovibrionota bacterium includes:
- a CDS encoding tetratricopeptide repeat protein, translating into MIKKQNTVLKLAVILIIFQTVACSILEKQDPPTNAVGENAVFGVDRAPAFVDTKAMETKKDEPLVDKLSMETQADYHFALAETYSFEGLSQKAIEEFKATLIYDPNSQIVKLRLAIEYVKLGLISEAVKAAEEVVRKDPKHTEAKLLLGGLYSTLKLYDKSITQYNEVIRIDATQAAEANLYLGAIYAEKNDLKKALSYFEKVGNSGNKKFKHLAYYYIGRIHVYGNKNKLAEESFKKSISAKPDFTDAVLALGSVFEDTNKTANATQLYSSYQEQYGPDVTIAKALSQIYLEAENYEKAYNQYEIIQAAEPENLNIKIRLALLDIEKKDYSVAIRRLKEILALAPDSDKVRFYLAAVFEELNQNKDAIEQFEKIPTASQFFAESVVHAAYLYRQLGDAKKAMSLVEKAIEAKKDYPQFYALQASLFDEQKKFVEAEKVLAKGTDLFPENEQLLFFLGSTQDKLGKKQETVANMKKVLKLNQDHIQAMNYLAYTYAELGVELPEAETLARKALKLKPNDAYIKDTLGWILYKQGKLKEAVLTLENAHQMNPEESVIAEHLGDAYYQYQLFTKAKDMYERAARVEKNEDNVRKLETKIDQLKKMLTDTYKRVPASSM; encoded by the coding sequence GTGATTAAAAAACAAAATACCGTTCTGAAATTAGCTGTGATCTTAATAATTTTTCAAACAGTTGCATGTTCGATTCTTGAAAAACAAGATCCGCCAACAAACGCTGTTGGGGAAAATGCTGTGTTTGGTGTGGATAGAGCTCCAGCATTTGTTGATACGAAAGCGATGGAAACAAAAAAAGATGAACCCCTTGTAGATAAACTCTCAATGGAAACTCAAGCGGATTATCACTTTGCTCTTGCTGAAACTTATAGCTTTGAAGGACTTTCTCAAAAAGCCATCGAAGAGTTCAAGGCGACTTTGATCTACGATCCAAACTCACAAATTGTAAAACTTAGACTTGCAATTGAATATGTGAAACTGGGTTTAATTTCTGAAGCGGTAAAAGCAGCAGAGGAAGTTGTTAGGAAAGACCCAAAGCACACAGAAGCGAAACTTCTTTTAGGTGGCTTGTATTCAACACTGAAGCTTTATGACAAATCCATTACTCAGTATAATGAAGTGATCAGAATCGATGCCACACAGGCGGCAGAAGCCAACCTTTATCTTGGTGCCATCTACGCAGAGAAAAATGATTTAAAGAAAGCCCTCAGTTATTTTGAAAAAGTAGGAAACAGTGGTAATAAAAAATTCAAACACTTGGCTTACTACTATATAGGAAGAATACATGTTTATGGAAATAAAAATAAACTTGCAGAAGAATCTTTCAAGAAAAGTATCAGTGCAAAACCAGATTTTACAGATGCAGTTCTCGCCCTAGGATCTGTTTTTGAAGATACAAATAAGACTGCAAATGCTACGCAACTTTATAGTTCTTATCAAGAGCAGTATGGCCCCGATGTCACTATTGCCAAAGCTTTATCTCAAATTTACTTAGAAGCGGAAAATTATGAAAAGGCTTATAACCAATACGAAATCATTCAGGCGGCAGAGCCGGAAAACTTAAATATCAAAATTAGATTGGCACTTTTGGATATTGAAAAGAAAGATTATTCAGTAGCAATCAGAAGATTAAAAGAAATTTTAGCTTTAGCTCCAGACTCAGACAAAGTGAGATTCTATCTTGCAGCTGTATTCGAAGAGTTGAACCAAAATAAAGATGCGATTGAACAGTTCGAAAAAATTCCTACGGCCAGTCAATTCTTTGCAGAATCTGTAGTTCATGCGGCATACTTATACAGACAATTAGGTGACGCTAAAAAAGCGATGAGCCTAGTTGAGAAGGCAATCGAAGCTAAAAAAGATTATCCTCAATTTTATGCACTTCAGGCCTCGCTCTTTGATGAACAAAAGAAATTTGTTGAAGCCGAAAAAGTTTTAGCAAAAGGTACAGATCTATTTCCGGAAAATGAGCAGCTTCTGTTCTTTTTGGGCTCTACACAAGATAAATTGGGCAAGAAGCAAGAGACCGTAGCGAATATGAAGAAAGTGTTAAAGCTGAATCAGGATCATATTCAAGCGATGAACTACCTCGCGTACACTTACGCAGAACTAGGAGTAGAATTGCCAGAAGCGGAAACTCTTGCACGTAAGGCATTGAAATTAAAACCAAATGATGCTTATATTAAAGATACTCTCGGTTGGATCTTGTACAAACAAGGCAAGCTGAAAGAAGCAGTTCTAACTTTAGAAAATGCTCATCAGATGAATCCAGAAGAGAGTGTAATTGCAGAGCATCTTGGAGATGCGTATTACCAGTATCAGTTATTTACAAAAGCAAAAGACATGTACGAACGAGCAGCTAGGGTAGAAAAAAATGAAGACAACGTTAGAAAACTCGAAACAAAAATTGATCAACTCAAAAAAATGCTTACGGACACTTACAAGCGCGTTCCTGCTTCTTCTATGTAG
- a CDS encoding DUF4292 domain-containing protein produces MAEQGEWEARVLVKDKKQAKTFIVNVDFIAVKPSKMRMDITTPVGVHVASITMDGNSMTYVVPQKKAFYQGQPTSQAFARTLNFALDPKLIMNVLFDQPVQQKGWVCKKEGEIVSECAQGNFKINWTNRKSKEKTVVISHSQYQIELKFHNFKVPSTVKDEIFTIKQPEGFSRVN; encoded by the coding sequence ATGGCAGAGCAGGGGGAGTGGGAAGCTAGGGTGCTTGTAAAAGACAAGAAGCAGGCAAAAACATTTATAGTGAATGTAGATTTTATTGCTGTGAAACCATCAAAGATGAGAATGGATATTACTACGCCTGTCGGTGTGCACGTCGCATCTATCACTATGGATGGCAATTCGATGACTTATGTTGTTCCTCAGAAAAAAGCGTTTTATCAAGGACAGCCAACTTCACAGGCATTTGCTAGAACCTTGAATTTTGCCCTAGATCCAAAGCTCATCATGAATGTACTTTTTGATCAACCTGTTCAACAAAAAGGTTGGGTTTGTAAAAAGGAGGGCGAAATTGTCTCGGAGTGTGCTCAGGGTAATTTCAAAATCAATTGGACAAATAGAAAATCGAAAGAAAAAACAGTGGTTATAAGTCATTCTCAATATCAAATTGAGTTAAAATTCCACAACTTCAAAGTACCCAGTACGGTGAAGGATGAGATTTTTACAATCAAGCAACCAGAAGGTTTTAGCAGAGTAAACTAA
- a CDS encoding serine protein kinase, translated as MTDFKNLIQKLQAKENLKALSWSGSFVEYLGMVKKNPKITRNAYERIYDMIMGFGTDEYVDVKKKITRYKFFDDELNNGADAVFGLDVSLMKLVSAFRSAAMGYGTEKRVILLHGPVGSAKSTIARSLKKGLEHYSKTDSGAFYTFEWIDDPKDPHGLLGEGVDTYQTPMHEEPLLLIPDTMREQFLQELNKGLDGDYRIQLKGDLCPASRFIFKKLMEKYNGDLNRVLEFVKVKRLLLSEADRVGIGTFQPKDEKNQDSTELTGDINYRKIAEYGSDSDPRAFNFDGEFNIANRGIIEFVEVLKLDVAFLYDLLGASQEHRIKPKKFAQTHIDEVILGHTNEPEYRKLQNNEFMEALRDRTVKIDIPYITKLKDETRIYQKDFNSQKIRGIHIAPYTIQMAAMWAIMTRLEAPKKANLSKLQKLKLYDGKSLAGYTEDNVKELRKEAVREGLDGISPRYIQDKLSNAFVSNKHGEVGCVNPFMVMNELESGLKHHSLISSEEKKAQYREQLQVVKQEYEDLVKSEVQRAVSADEGAMSRLCGNYIDNIKAYTQRERVRNQFTGRDDEPDERLMRAIEEKIEIPESRKDDFRREIMNYIGAISLEGKKFDYKTNERLHKALELKLFEDQKDSIKLTTIVSNVVDKTTQEKIDVVKTRLIKDHGYCEICASNVLNYVASIYARGDAKNS; from the coding sequence ATGACCGATTTCAAAAATCTGATTCAGAAACTTCAAGCCAAAGAAAATTTAAAAGCACTCAGCTGGTCAGGATCATTTGTTGAATATCTAGGAATGGTCAAAAAAAATCCAAAGATCACAAGAAACGCATATGAAAGAATCTATGACATGATTATGGGATTCGGAACTGATGAATATGTGGATGTGAAAAAGAAAATCACGAGATACAAATTCTTTGATGATGAATTGAATAACGGAGCAGACGCAGTATTTGGGTTGGACGTTTCGCTTATGAAATTGGTGAGTGCCTTTAGATCGGCGGCGATGGGCTATGGGACAGAGAAGAGAGTCATCCTTCTTCACGGACCAGTGGGTTCTGCGAAATCTACAATTGCGAGATCTTTGAAAAAAGGATTAGAGCACTATTCAAAAACTGACAGCGGAGCATTCTATACATTTGAGTGGATTGACGATCCAAAGGATCCGCATGGTTTGCTGGGCGAGGGAGTTGATACTTATCAAACACCAATGCACGAAGAACCGCTTCTACTTATTCCAGACACCATGAGAGAGCAGTTCTTGCAAGAATTGAACAAAGGCCTTGATGGAGACTATAGAATCCAATTGAAAGGCGACTTGTGTCCTGCGAGTAGATTTATTTTCAAAAAACTCATGGAAAAATATAACGGTGACCTCAACCGTGTTCTAGAATTTGTAAAAGTAAAAAGATTACTTCTTTCGGAAGCAGATAGAGTAGGTATTGGAACGTTCCAGCCTAAAGATGAAAAGAACCAAGACTCAACGGAATTAACTGGAGATATCAACTATCGCAAGATCGCTGAATATGGATCAGATTCGGATCCAAGAGCTTTTAACTTTGACGGGGAATTTAATATCGCTAACCGTGGTATTATTGAGTTTGTCGAGGTTCTAAAGTTAGATGTGGCTTTTTTGTACGATCTTTTAGGAGCTTCTCAAGAACATAGAATTAAGCCAAAGAAATTTGCACAAACTCATATTGATGAAGTGATTCTGGGTCACACGAACGAGCCCGAGTATAGAAAACTTCAGAACAACGAATTCATGGAAGCCTTAAGAGATAGAACGGTAAAGATCGATATTCCGTACATCACAAAGCTTAAAGATGAAACGCGCATTTATCAAAAAGATTTCAATTCGCAAAAGATTCGCGGAATTCACATCGCACCATACACAATTCAAATGGCAGCAATGTGGGCGATCATGACAAGACTTGAGGCTCCGAAGAAGGCAAACCTCTCTAAACTTCAAAAACTAAAGCTTTACGACGGGAAATCTTTAGCTGGGTACACGGAAGACAACGTAAAGGAATTAAGAAAAGAAGCTGTGAGAGAAGGTCTTGATGGAATTTCACCAAGATATATTCAAGATAAACTTTCAAACGCATTTGTAAGCAATAAACATGGCGAAGTGGGTTGCGTAAATCCATTCATGGTGATGAATGAGCTTGAAAGCGGACTAAAGCATCACTCGCTTATCTCTAGCGAAGAAAAGAAAGCGCAGTACAGAGAGCAACTTCAAGTTGTAAAACAAGAATATGAAGATCTTGTGAAATCGGAAGTTCAACGTGCAGTGAGCGCCGATGAGGGTGCGATGTCACGTCTATGTGGAAACTACATCGACAACATCAAGGCCTATACACAAAGAGAAAGAGTTCGCAACCAATTCACGGGTCGCGATGATGAGCCGGATGAAAGATTGATGAGAGCCATCGAAGAAAAAATTGAAATCCCTGAATCTAGAAAAGATGATTTCAGACGAGAAATCATGAACTACATTGGAGCTATTTCTTTAGAAGGTAAAAAGTTTGATTACAAAACAAACGAAAGACTTCATAAAGCTTTAGAGCTAAAACTTTTCGAAGATCAAAAAGATAGCATTAAGCTAACAACTATCGTTTCCAATGTTGTAGATAAAACAACGCAAGAAAAAATAGATGTGGTGAAGACAAGACTCATTAAAGATCACGGTTATTGTGAGATCTGTGCTTCCAATGTATTGAACTATGTGGCTAGCATTTATGCTAGAGGGGATGCGAAAAATTCATGA
- a CDS encoding DUF444 family protein, with protein sequence MSVKQDQRRFREIVKGKIKENFKKYITHEEMIGKREQEYVKIPIPRISIPTFKYGPKQQGGVGQGQGKPGDAVQGDPQNGEPGQGQAGEGEGQHLLEVEVSYDELAEILGGQLELPRIEPKGNKSIESMKTKYTGLRPIGPESLRNFKASFKEALKRQIISKTYDPDKPIIVPIKKDMRYRSFKTVPQPTSNAVVFYIMDVSGSMGEEQKEIVRLESFWLHTWIRKHYKGLQTRFIIHDASAQEVDEETFFRTSESGGTLISSAYNLVKKTIDEEYPIDQWNIYVFHFSDGDNWSSEDTRYCIKLLREDLLGKVNLFGYGQVESRYGSGQFMKDLEKSMGDEQNFVMSRIANRDQIVDSIKTFLQKGN encoded by the coding sequence ATGTCTGTAAAGCAAGATCAAAGAAGATTTAGAGAGATCGTTAAGGGTAAGATCAAGGAAAATTTTAAGAAATATATTACCCATGAAGAGATGATCGGAAAAAGAGAACAGGAGTATGTGAAAATTCCTATTCCGCGGATTAGTATTCCTACATTCAAATATGGGCCAAAACAGCAGGGCGGCGTGGGGCAAGGTCAAGGGAAGCCTGGTGATGCAGTTCAGGGTGATCCGCAAAATGGTGAACCAGGACAGGGTCAGGCAGGCGAGGGCGAAGGGCAACACTTATTGGAAGTGGAAGTGAGCTATGATGAGCTTGCAGAAATTCTAGGAGGCCAGTTAGAACTTCCGCGCATTGAGCCCAAAGGCAATAAGAGCATTGAGAGTATGAAAACAAAGTACACAGGATTGAGACCCATTGGTCCTGAGTCTCTCAGAAATTTTAAAGCCTCATTCAAAGAAGCTCTCAAAAGACAAATCATTTCTAAAACCTACGATCCAGATAAGCCAATCATTGTTCCGATTAAAAAAGACATGCGCTATCGATCTTTCAAAACTGTTCCGCAGCCAACTTCCAATGCCGTTGTATTTTATATTATGGATGTTTCAGGATCGATGGGCGAAGAGCAAAAAGAAATCGTAAGGCTTGAGAGTTTCTGGTTACACACATGGATTAGAAAGCACTACAAAGGACTACAAACTCGATTCATCATTCACGATGCATCGGCGCAGGAAGTGGATGAAGAAACATTCTTTAGAACCAGTGAGTCGGGTGGAACCCTGATCAGTTCAGCTTACAATCTCGTCAAAAAAACCATCGATGAAGAATATCCTATCGATCAATGGAATATCTATGTTTTTCACTTTAGTGATGGAGACAACTGGTCGTCTGAAGATACAAGATATTGTATAAAGCTTTTACGAGAAGATCTGTTGGGAAAAGTAAACCTCTTTGGTTATGGTCAGGTAGAAAGCCGCTATGGGAGCGGTCAGTTCATGAAGGATTTAGAAAAATCCATGGGAGATGAGCAAAACTTTGTAATGAGCCGAATTGCAAACCGCGATCAAATTGTGGACTCCATTAAAACATTTCTACAAAAAGGAAATTAA
- a CDS encoding SpoVR family protein: MKGLPPELVAEQIRVEKMARGYGLDFFQTVFEMITYDQMSEFAAQGGFPSRYPHWRFGMEYEKLSKSYEYGLSKIYEMVINTDPCYAYLMEGNMFVDQKLVMAHVYGHCDFFKNNQWFSRTDRKMMDTMANHGTRIRRYMDRYGYDVVEDFIDKCLSIENLIDRHSPYFSGSTSNQNSSRNQEPVKQEVTPLKNTGAGYMDKYINPPEYLEKQREEIKKTETTEKKVQTERDVLHYLIKNSPLEDWQQDILSIIRVESYYFAPQGMTKIMNEGWASYWHTTMMTNGLLTDGEVIDYADHHSGTTAMAPTGFNPYKIGIELFRNIEERWNKGQFGREWEQCEDYTQRKNWDKKLGLGRQKIFEVRRNYNDVMFIDEFLTEDFCIQNKMFVYKYNQRTNEYVIDTRNFAEVKKKLLFQLTNFGQPIIEVMDGNYENKGELLLRHLYEGVDLQPDYMKETMKNVQEIWKRPVNLMTIMDNQEKIFRSDGSEFKEITLKDLPKSSQG; this comes from the coding sequence ATGAAAGGTCTTCCACCAGAACTAGTTGCAGAACAAATAAGAGTAGAAAAAATGGCCAGAGGCTACGGCCTTGATTTTTTCCAAACGGTATTTGAGATGATCACTTATGATCAAATGAGTGAGTTTGCAGCGCAAGGTGGGTTTCCCTCGAGATATCCTCATTGGAGATTCGGGATGGAATACGAAAAGCTCTCAAAAAGTTATGAATACGGATTATCCAAAATTTATGAAATGGTGATCAACACGGATCCTTGTTATGCCTACTTAATGGAAGGCAATATGTTTGTCGATCAAAAATTAGTTATGGCCCACGTCTATGGTCACTGCGATTTTTTCAAGAACAATCAATGGTTCTCTAGAACAGACAGAAAAATGATGGACACGATGGCAAATCACGGAACGAGGATTCGTAGATATATGGATCGTTATGGCTATGATGTTGTCGAAGATTTTATTGATAAATGTTTATCCATAGAAAATTTGATTGATCGCCATTCTCCCTATTTTTCTGGCAGCACTTCAAATCAAAATTCCTCTAGAAATCAAGAACCGGTAAAGCAAGAAGTTACTCCTCTAAAAAATACCGGCGCAGGTTATATGGATAAATACATCAATCCGCCAGAATATCTTGAAAAGCAAAGAGAAGAGATTAAAAAAACGGAAACGACAGAAAAAAAAGTACAAACTGAGAGAGATGTTCTCCATTATTTAATCAAAAATTCTCCTCTAGAAGACTGGCAGCAAGATATTTTGTCTATCATTCGTGTCGAATCCTATTACTTTGCTCCTCAAGGAATGACCAAGATCATGAATGAGGGTTGGGCTTCTTATTGGCATACAACCATGATGACAAATGGCCTACTTACGGACGGCGAAGTAATTGACTACGCCGATCACCATAGTGGAACAACGGCAATGGCGCCGACAGGATTTAATCCTTACAAAATAGGCATCGAACTGTTTAGAAATATCGAAGAAAGATGGAACAAAGGTCAATTTGGTCGTGAATGGGAACAGTGCGAAGATTACACTCAGAGAAAAAACTGGGATAAGAAACTAGGATTAGGTCGTCAAAAGATTTTCGAAGTGAGAAGAAACTACAACGATGTCATGTTTATCGATGAATTTTTAACCGAAGATTTTTGCATCCAAAATAAAATGTTTGTTTATAAGTACAATCAAAGAACAAATGAGTACGTAATCGATACTAGAAATTTTGCAGAAGTGAAAAAGAAATTATTATTCCAATTAACAAATTTTGGTCAGCCCATCATTGAAGTGATGGACGGAAATTATGAGAATAAAGGTGAGCTTCTATTGAGACACTTGTATGAAGGTGTGGATTTGCAGCCAGACTATATGAAAGAAACGATGAAAAATGTCCAAGAAATATGGAAACGCCCAGTGAATTTGATGACCATTATGGATAATCAAGAGAAGATATTCCGCTCGGATGGAAGTGAATTTAAAGAAATAACATTAAAGGATCTTCCAAAATCCAGTCAGGGCTAA
- a CDS encoding HIT domain-containing protein, translated as MVNLDIVTIEDMLTQSVPVKTKGCMFCELDESLIVEETSHFYLIKDKFPISENHVMIISKEHFGCVGELPSSLFGQIHSLREKLVSYFKTPNFIGYEHGRAGHCVKLKGSEVTCHHMHLHYLPLEVNIRNILKGNFTEKPIQLDDIKNHYERYGEYLYFEDVNRQGFFYPAHLHVESHLLRTLVCASANLSHRSDWERL; from the coding sequence ATGGTCAATTTGGACATCGTCACTATCGAAGATATGCTCACGCAATCGGTACCTGTTAAAACAAAAGGGTGTATGTTTTGTGAGTTGGACGAGAGTCTGATTGTCGAAGAAACATCGCACTTTTATCTTATTAAAGACAAGTTTCCTATTTCCGAAAATCACGTGATGATAATATCTAAAGAGCATTTTGGATGTGTTGGTGAACTGCCGAGTTCATTGTTTGGTCAGATACATTCACTGAGAGAAAAATTAGTGAGTTACTTTAAAACTCCTAATTTTATTGGCTATGAACACGGGAGGGCCGGGCATTGTGTAAAATTGAAAGGCTCGGAAGTGACCTGTCACCACATGCATTTGCACTACCTTCCTCTAGAAGTGAATATCAGAAATATTCTCAAAGGTAATTTCACGGAAAAACCAATTCAATTGGATGATATAAAAAATCATTATGAAAGATATGGGGAGTATTTGTATTTTGAAGATGTCAATCGACAAGGATTCTTTTATCCGGCCCATCTTCATGTCGAGTCTCATCTATTGAGAACGTTGGTCTGTGCTTCTGCCAATTTGTCTCATAGGTCAGACTGGGAGAGGTTGTGA
- a CDS encoding aminotransferase class V-fold PLP-dependent enzyme, whose protein sequence is MIYFDNASTYHPKSPKIPEAISQYLNQIIASPGRGGHSHGQMAGRLQEETKEVLRGLFNAERTDQFHFCANATHGLNFIIQSLIGRGDHVVTSALEHNSVLRPLKKMSHDRQAEITIVPASSEGRVDPENIISSTRPNTKLVVLNHASNVLGTVLPLEKILRFCKDKGISTLVDTSQTAGKIKIDLQKLPMDFMVATGHKALRGPSGIGVIYTRRIDLLSPLIVGGTGGNSLSLWHPENPQHIFEAGTPNYLGIAALKASLEDFDIEYADLPKELEIINYIQKELRKINGVTLYGCSSLENRIPIVSFNINGLSSQKALAIYDETYGIMLRAGLHCAPIAHQMIASLPHGALRLSLGHANTMDEAATFIESTQNIVAENQSGTL, encoded by the coding sequence GTGATCTATTTTGATAATGCTTCTACTTATCACCCGAAAAGCCCAAAAATACCGGAAGCCATATCTCAATATTTAAATCAAATCATTGCCAGCCCTGGTAGGGGTGGACACAGTCACGGTCAAATGGCAGGTCGGCTCCAAGAGGAAACGAAGGAAGTTCTTCGCGGTCTATTCAATGCCGAAAGAACGGATCAGTTTCATTTTTGTGCAAATGCGACTCATGGATTAAATTTCATTATTCAGAGTTTAATAGGCCGTGGTGATCATGTTGTTACATCCGCTTTGGAGCACAACTCGGTTTTGCGACCCCTCAAAAAAATGTCCCATGATCGGCAAGCGGAGATAACCATTGTTCCTGCGAGCTCAGAAGGAAGAGTAGACCCGGAGAATATTATAAGCTCCACACGACCAAACACAAAGCTGGTGGTGTTAAACCACGCTTCCAACGTGCTGGGCACAGTTCTGCCGCTCGAAAAAATTCTTAGATTTTGTAAGGATAAAGGCATTTCCACTTTAGTAGATACTTCACAAACTGCAGGAAAAATAAAAATTGATCTTCAAAAATTGCCCATGGATTTTATGGTTGCAACTGGTCACAAAGCACTGCGTGGCCCCTCCGGTATCGGTGTTATCTACACACGAAGAATTGATTTGTTGAGTCCTTTGATCGTTGGCGGAACCGGAGGAAATTCTTTATCCTTATGGCACCCTGAAAATCCCCAGCATATTTTTGAAGCGGGAACGCCCAACTATTTAGGCATAGCTGCTTTAAAAGCCTCTCTTGAGGATTTTGATATTGAGTATGCAGATTTACCCAAGGAACTTGAAATTATAAATTATATTCAGAAAGAACTTAGAAAGATAAACGGTGTTACGTTATACGGCTGTTCCTCTTTGGAAAATAGAATTCCAATTGTGAGTTTTAATATAAATGGTTTGAGCTCCCAGAAAGCCCTTGCGATTTATGATGAAACTTATGGAATTATGTTGAGAGCGGGGCTGCACTGCGCTCCCATTGCCCATCAGATGATAGCGAGTTTACCTCATGGAGCTCTACGATTGAGTTTGGGACATGCAAATACGATGGATGAGGCCGCAACTTTTATTGAATCGACCCAAAACATAGTCGCTGAAAATCAAAGCGGTACTCTGTAA
- a CDS encoding nucleoside triphosphate pyrophosphohydrolase, with product MQKLVRDLIPDLIKKTDGEASKHKIRIASNAEMPDLLKMKLEEELKEYLESNSVEELADLVEVVRAILDHNGIHWDDFEKTRLEKAKARGIFKKKFVLYL from the coding sequence GTGCAAAAATTAGTTCGAGATCTAATTCCAGATTTGATCAAAAAAACAGATGGAGAAGCCAGCAAACATAAAATTAGAATTGCTTCTAATGCGGAGATGCCCGATTTATTAAAAATGAAGCTGGAAGAAGAACTCAAAGAATATTTAGAATCGAATTCCGTAGAAGAATTAGCAGATTTAGTTGAGGTCGTGAGGGCCATTTTAGATCATAATGGTATACATTGGGATGATTTTGAAAAAACAAGGCTCGAAAAAGCAAAGGCTCGAGGAATTTTTAAAAAGAAATTTGTTTTGTATTTGTAA
- a CDS encoding glycine cleavage system protein H, with protein sequence MKNEHITYMGHHWIMIEDNAVLVGMTEEALGEIDKIQEMNLPSEGEEVEADDVCGEIETPDGTYKLYSPVNGSVIEVNAEVMEDNSLLFDDPYDSWLYKIEATDEASLDALFDKETDE encoded by the coding sequence ATGAAAAACGAACACATCACATACATGGGACATCATTGGATTATGATAGAGGATAATGCCGTACTCGTTGGTATGACTGAGGAAGCTTTAGGTGAAATCGATAAAATTCAAGAAATGAATCTTCCCTCCGAAGGCGAAGAGGTCGAGGCAGACGATGTGTGCGGCGAAATCGAAACTCCAGATGGAACCTACAAACTTTATTCACCTGTCAACGGTAGCGTGATCGAAGTGAATGCCGAAGTGATGGAAGACAATTCTCTGTTGTTTGATGATCCCTATGACAGTTGGTTATATAAAATCGAAGCTACGGATGAGGCCAGCTTGGATGCGCTCTTTGATAAAGAGACAGACGAGTAA
- a CDS encoding gamma-glutamylcyclotransferase family protein: protein MIVDTQDVKSSEMNIFVYGSLARGNIHYSKFFNEENITPNVFVKGSAYRLEVGYSVISTQGSQRVPGDLIKCNRSDVLLSLLDQFHGFSFKIPEKSLFLRMETDVYLDNGFTEKAYVYSINPLKLPKTAKLIESGNWMEDFAQNPPLTEKLKDREKEYIRKLGNSSGRDIVPIQLDLYRGLMNMGMIVDKGRRLALSKLGQEVFRYLE, encoded by the coding sequence ATGATAGTCGATACACAAGATGTTAAATCATCTGAAATGAATATCTTCGTCTACGGATCGTTAGCTCGGGGCAACATACATTACTCTAAGTTCTTCAATGAAGAGAACATCACTCCAAATGTATTTGTTAAGGGCTCTGCGTATCGTTTAGAGGTGGGATATTCCGTGATTTCTACGCAAGGATCACAGCGGGTTCCGGGAGATCTAATCAAATGCAATAGAAGTGATGTGCTTTTGAGTTTGCTAGATCAATTTCATGGATTTTCGTTCAAAATACCGGAAAAGAGCCTTTTCCTAAGAATGGAGACGGATGTTTATCTGGATAATGGATTTACGGAAAAAGCTTACGTTTATAGCATAAATCCGCTAAAACTTCCGAAAACAGCGAAACTTATAGAAAGTGGCAACTGGATGGAGGACTTTGCGCAGAATCCTCCTCTCACCGAGAAACTCAAAGATCGTGAGAAAGAATACATTAGAAAGCTTGGAAATTCTTCTGGTAGAGACATCGTTCCCATTCAATTGGATCTCTACAGAGGATTGATGAACATGGGAATGATTGTAGATAAAGGAAGAAGGCTTGCCCTCTCAAAACTCGGACAAGAAGTCTTTAGGTACCTCGAATAA
- a CDS encoding tRNA (cytidine(34)-2'-O)-methyltransferase, with translation MVLIEPEIPNNTGNIGRTCIGAASSLHLVGKLGFEIDDKKLKRAGLDYWVHLNWQHHKTFEDWLAIVPDKSRMHLFTTKTTNSIFDAEIKKGDWLVFGKETKGLSPEILQMFPDQLVTLPMHGPIRSLNLSNAVSIGLYEGIRQITHRQS, from the coding sequence GTGGTTCTCATAGAACCCGAGATACCCAATAATACCGGCAACATCGGCCGCACCTGCATTGGTGCGGCAAGTTCGCTTCATTTAGTCGGAAAGCTTGGCTTTGAGATTGATGATAAGAAATTAAAGCGCGCAGGACTAGATTATTGGGTCCATCTAAACTGGCAGCATCATAAAACTTTCGAAGATTGGCTCGCGATTGTTCCAGATAAATCACGCATGCACCTCTTTACAACTAAGACCACCAACTCCATATTTGATGCAGAGATTAAAAAAGGAGATTGGTTGGTTTTTGGAAAAGAAACTAAAGGCCTTAGTCCAGAAATCCTACAAATGTTCCCTGATCAACTTGTGACTTTGCCAATGCATGGTCCCATCAGAAGTTTGAATCTCTCGAATGCTGTATCCATTGGTCTTTACGAAGGAATTCGGCAAATAACTCATAGACAGTCTTAG